A portion of the Paenibacillus sp. PvR098 genome contains these proteins:
- a CDS encoding NAD(P)/FAD-dependent oxidoreductase, giving the protein MSYDVIIIGGGPSGLMAAIAASGHGARTLLIDKSDKLGRKLGISGGGRCNVTNAKDLDELIKHIPGNGRFLHSALAAFSNRDIIAYFEGMGIRLKEEDRGRMFPVSDKAKTVVDALVNRVRNQGVAIRVNTPVRKVLYKDGRVAGVELAGGERVMSRAVVLATGGKSVPHTGSTGDGYAWAEEAGHTITELYPTEVPLLSREAFIQSKELQGLSLRDITVSVWNPKGKKIVEHEGDLLFTHFGISGPTALRCSQFIVKTLKQFDVSTVKITIDLFPEKSVEEVYADSLQLARNEPKKAIKNILKGLLPERMIPIILKKSGLKEETTFDNIPKQPWSSMASLVKAFPMQISGTLSIEEAFVTGGGVHLKEIDPKTMHSKVMDGLFFCGEILDVHGYTGGYNITAAFTTGYTAGMSASQIAQHEL; this is encoded by the coding sequence ATGTCTTATGATGTAATTATTATTGGCGGAGGTCCCTCCGGCTTAATGGCAGCCATTGCTGCCAGCGGCCACGGGGCCCGCACGCTGTTGATCGATAAAAGCGATAAGCTCGGCCGTAAGCTCGGAATTTCCGGTGGGGGACGCTGCAACGTTACGAATGCGAAAGACCTGGACGAATTGATAAAGCATATACCCGGCAACGGACGTTTTCTGCACAGCGCACTGGCTGCCTTCAGCAACCGTGACATCATCGCTTACTTCGAAGGGATGGGCATTCGGCTCAAGGAGGAGGACCGCGGGCGTATGTTCCCGGTAAGCGACAAAGCGAAAACGGTTGTCGACGCGCTGGTGAACCGGGTGCGCAATCAAGGGGTTGCAATTCGAGTAAACACTCCTGTGCGGAAGGTATTGTATAAGGATGGCCGGGTCGCGGGAGTGGAGTTAGCCGGGGGAGAACGTGTAATGAGCCGCGCTGTAGTGCTGGCGACCGGCGGCAAGTCGGTGCCTCACACGGGCTCCACCGGAGACGGCTACGCCTGGGCCGAGGAGGCCGGGCACACGATCACAGAGCTGTACCCCACGGAGGTACCGCTCTTATCGAGAGAGGCCTTCATACAGAGCAAAGAGCTTCAGGGTCTTTCTTTGAGAGACATCACCGTATCGGTCTGGAATCCCAAAGGAAAAAAAATCGTTGAACACGAAGGAGATCTTTTGTTCACACACTTTGGGATTTCCGGCCCTACCGCGCTAAGATGCAGCCAGTTTATTGTGAAAACGCTGAAGCAATTCGATGTGAGCACAGTAAAAATAACCATTGATTTGTTTCCTGAGAAATCGGTTGAAGAAGTATATGCAGATTCTCTCCAGTTGGCCAGAAACGAGCCTAAGAAGGCCATCAAAAACATCCTGAAAGGGTTATTGCCTGAAAGAATGATCCCCATTATTCTGAAGAAATCAGGATTAAAGGAAGAAACAACCTTCGACAATATTCCAAAGCAGCCTTGGTCGTCCATGGCTTCGCTCGTCAAAGCTTTCCCTATGCAAATTTCCGGCACCCTCTCCATTGAAGAGGCTTTTGTTACCGGTGGAGGCGTTCATTTGAAGGAAATCGATCCTAAGACCATGCACTCCAAAGTAATGGACGGTTTGTTTTTTTGCGGTGAGATTCTGGATGTCCACGGCTATACCGGGGGGTATAACATTACTGCTGCTTTCACCACCGGATATACCGCTGGTATGAGCGCGTCGCAAATCGCTCAGCACGAACTATAA
- a CDS encoding hemolysin family protein, whose translation MSSDPLPLLFNAVLIIVLVLLNGFFVAAEFAMVKVRASRLDTLAQEGNVFARFAQKITGNLNAYLTACQLGTSLTSLGLGWAGASVIAVLLSPVLKDWFQFNDMVIHTISFLIAFSVITTLHMTIGNQFPKTFASRHSETFTLWSSAPILFFYKLMLPLIWLLSGISNWMLKRVGIEPSGEQESAHTDEEIRTLMKESHRSGFIDNTELTLFDNIFEFTETNAREIMIPRTEMGCLYANLTFEENMDIALDEMRTRYPVCDPDKDNIIGFVHIKDLMKASKGLTDIRLLARPMTKVPESMPISHLLKLMQKKKVQIALLLDEYGGTSGMVTLEDILEEIVGEIQDEFDPDERLSIEVKDETTHSIDGRLLINELNDFFGMEIGTENYDTVGGWIYSQVEIPPKKGQTVLYGDDYEFMIEETDDLRIARITVRKLQSQTQPA comes from the coding sequence TTGAGTAGTGACCCGTTACCTTTATTATTTAACGCGGTGTTGATTATTGTGTTGGTGTTGTTGAACGGTTTCTTTGTCGCTGCGGAATTCGCCATGGTCAAGGTAAGGGCCAGCCGTCTCGATACACTCGCCCAAGAAGGCAATGTCTTCGCGCGTTTTGCGCAGAAGATTACGGGGAACCTGAACGCATATTTGACGGCTTGCCAGCTTGGGACTTCGCTTACGTCTCTAGGGCTGGGCTGGGCTGGAGCATCGGTTATCGCTGTTTTGCTGAGTCCGGTGTTGAAGGATTGGTTTCAATTCAATGACATGGTCATTCATACGATTTCTTTTCTGATCGCTTTTTCTGTCATTACCACTTTACACATGACGATTGGTAATCAATTTCCCAAAACGTTTGCTTCCCGCCATTCGGAGACCTTCACATTGTGGTCTTCGGCGCCTATCCTCTTCTTTTACAAGCTGATGCTTCCTTTAATATGGCTGCTGAGCGGAATATCCAACTGGATGCTGAAACGGGTAGGAATCGAGCCATCGGGCGAACAAGAATCCGCTCATACAGATGAAGAAATACGCACATTGATGAAAGAAAGCCACAGAAGCGGATTCATCGACAACACGGAATTGACGCTTTTTGACAATATATTTGAGTTTACGGAAACGAATGCGCGCGAAATCATGATTCCGCGAACGGAGATGGGCTGTCTGTACGCTAATCTTACGTTTGAGGAAAATATGGACATTGCGCTGGACGAAATGCGTACCCGCTACCCGGTCTGCGATCCGGACAAGGACAACATCATCGGGTTCGTGCATATTAAGGATTTAATGAAAGCCAGCAAGGGCTTGACCGACATTCGGCTGCTTGCCCGTCCCATGACCAAAGTGCCGGAATCGATGCCGATTAGCCATTTACTGAAGCTTATGCAGAAGAAAAAGGTACAGATCGCACTGCTCCTCGATGAATACGGCGGCACCTCAGGTATGGTGACGCTCGAGGATATTCTTGAGGAAATCGTCGGTGAAATCCAGGATGAATTCGATCCAGACGAACGCCTGAGCATTGAGGTAAAGGACGAAACCACGCATTCCATCGACGGGCGTCTGCTGATCAACGAGTTGAACGACTTTTTCGGTATGGAGATTGGGACCGAAAACTACGACACCGTTGGCGGCTGGATTTATTCCCAAGTGGAAATCCCCCCAAAAAAGGGACAGACGGTGCTTTACGGTGACGATTACGAATTTATGATAGAAGAGACAGACGATCTGCGTATCGCCCGTATCACCGTTCGGAAGCTGCAGTCACAGACCCAACCGGCATAA